The following are encoded in a window of Maridesulfovibrio ferrireducens genomic DNA:
- the sppA gene encoding signal peptide peptidase SppA: protein MTNPKLSFSVRHPFLFGFSLVIMAVVLLWGAAAFFNGKAGLMLGADSIGIVTVQGTITDSLPTVKFLRELRKDDSVKGVLLRVNSPGGTIAPSQELYLAVKRFAEVKPIVASFGTVAASGGYYAAAPATQIIANSGSITGSIGVKAEYASFRKLMDRVGIKPIMITSGALKGAGSPFTELTPEQHEYLVGLIMDMHNQFVSDVATARKLDRKEVEKIADGRAITGREAKELGLVDRIGGFEDSITVLKALCGIEGDVAVREGPEKDEPFIKEILGMLGLKPSGSFSGDGFTFSY, encoded by the coding sequence ATGACGAATCCTAAGCTCAGTTTCTCTGTAAGGCATCCGTTTCTATTCGGTTTCAGCCTAGTTATAATGGCTGTGGTCCTCCTATGGGGGGCCGCAGCCTTTTTTAATGGGAAAGCAGGGCTTATGCTGGGAGCTGATTCAATCGGGATTGTCACGGTACAGGGAACTATTACAGACTCATTGCCCACGGTAAAATTTTTGCGTGAACTTCGTAAAGACGATTCAGTTAAAGGTGTTCTTTTGCGGGTTAATTCTCCGGGTGGAACCATTGCTCCGTCACAGGAATTATATCTTGCGGTAAAGCGTTTTGCAGAAGTTAAGCCTATCGTTGCGTCTTTCGGAACTGTTGCGGCGTCCGGCGGATATTACGCTGCGGCCCCGGCAACTCAGATTATTGCGAACTCCGGTTCAATTACCGGAAGTATCGGTGTTAAGGCCGAGTATGCGAGTTTCAGAAAGTTGATGGACAGAGTCGGCATTAAGCCTATTATGATCACCAGCGGTGCTCTGAAAGGTGCAGGATCTCCATTCACTGAATTGACTCCGGAGCAGCATGAATATCTCGTGGGGCTCATTATGGACATGCACAATCAGTTCGTAAGTGATGTTGCTACAGCTCGTAAACTTGATCGAAAAGAAGTTGAGAAAATTGCAGACGGAAGAGCTATTACCGGGCGCGAGGCAAAAGAGTTAGGTCTTGTTGACAGAATCGGCGGATTCGAAGACTCGATCACAGTTTTAAAAGCTCTTTGCGGTATAGAAGGTGACGTTGCTGTCAGGGAAGGCCCTGAAAAAGATGAGCCATTTATTAAGGAAATATTAGGCATGTTAGGGCTTAAGCCTTCCGGCTCTTTTTCTGGCGACGGTTTTACCTTTTCATATTAG
- a CDS encoding cache domain-containing protein → MGVLKNSASSGDRFPVWLRIAIPTVASLLLFIFVLFVVHMPAVKETMVSQKKASLKHMTQVAISLLEHIRTQEREGLLTAEEARKKGSDLLHSLHFGPEDKDYFWITNVDMQMVMHPYRPDLEGKDLTDFVDLRGNYLFQEMKNATEKTGENYITYYWQWKDKLGTEAPKLSYVKRFEPWGWIVGTGLYLKDVEEEAEARNRELVLLTLAVLAVISLLSVYSINQSRRAGEQIQDSEALFRGVFDNSFQLMCVLSSDGILQRVNQTALDHAGIEAEDVLGEYCWETPWWSYSSDVQLHLKTLIQKASLGEVCKDVVIHYDSEGNQFFIDFSITPVSDSVGEVRFMILEGHDVTALKEVQEQLAISEAMFKGVFDQSLHFMGVLSVDGTLLEVNNAALLIRNVLASDVLGKPFWEGPWWQEPQALIPMLKDGIRRASDGQTIRRQIATHSEEGEARYIDFSLKPAFGADGEMLFLIAEGRDITELKMVQDQLKDLNAELEQKVEDRTKELRESIERLENAQTQLIQSEKMAALGDLVAGVAHEINTPIGISVTSISYMEEKLNALVEKVKNGELRKSDLDKFVSIAQEATKSSMLNLHRAAELIGNFKQVAVDQTSGQKRKINLHEYLDEILLSLRSKYKRTQHKINVTCPDDLVLNTWPGAFMQIFSNLIINSLLHGFEGVEAGSISIRAEVTEDSLVVQYSDDGNGMPEESVSKIFEPFFTTRRGKGGTGLGMSIVYNLVTSRLGGSISCTSAAGQGTAFIISLPLDIVKV, encoded by the coding sequence ATGGGGGTTTTAAAAAATAGTGCATCATCAGGGGACAGGTTCCCTGTATGGCTCAGGATTGCAATTCCCACAGTTGCCTCTCTCCTGTTGTTTATTTTTGTTTTGTTTGTTGTGCATATGCCCGCCGTGAAAGAAACGATGGTTTCGCAGAAGAAGGCTTCTTTAAAACATATGACGCAAGTCGCAATAAGTTTGCTGGAGCACATTCGCACTCAGGAAAGAGAGGGCTTGCTCACTGCCGAAGAGGCCAGAAAAAAAGGATCAGATTTATTGCATTCTTTACATTTTGGACCTGAAGATAAGGATTATTTTTGGATTACAAATGTTGATATGCAAATGGTTATGCACCCATACAGGCCGGATCTTGAGGGTAAAGATTTAACAGATTTTGTGGATCTCAGGGGCAATTATCTTTTTCAAGAGATGAAGAATGCAACGGAAAAAACAGGCGAAAATTATATTACCTATTATTGGCAGTGGAAAGATAAGTTGGGAACGGAAGCTCCGAAGCTTTCGTATGTAAAAAGATTTGAGCCGTGGGGATGGATAGTAGGAACAGGTCTTTACCTGAAAGATGTTGAGGAGGAAGCAGAAGCTCGAAATAGAGAACTTGTTTTGTTGACTCTGGCTGTCCTAGCTGTGATTAGCTTACTGTCGGTGTATTCAATAAATCAAAGCAGAAGGGCGGGCGAACAAATTCAAGATAGTGAAGCTCTTTTCAGAGGAGTTTTTGATAACAGTTTCCAATTGATGTGTGTGCTTAGTTCTGATGGCATTTTGCAAAGGGTAAACCAGACAGCTTTAGACCATGCAGGAATTGAAGCTGAAGATGTTTTGGGAGAGTATTGCTGGGAAACACCGTGGTGGAGTTATTCTTCTGACGTTCAACTTCACTTGAAAACTTTAATTCAGAAAGCTTCTCTTGGAGAAGTTTGTAAAGATGTTGTCATACATTATGATAGTGAGGGGAATCAATTTTTTATTGATTTCTCTATTACGCCTGTGTCCGATTCTGTCGGGGAAGTGCGTTTTATGATCCTGGAAGGACATGACGTTACAGCCTTGAAGGAAGTTCAAGAACAACTTGCTATAAGCGAAGCAATGTTTAAGGGCGTCTTTGATCAATCCTTGCATTTTATGGGGGTTCTTTCAGTTGATGGAACTCTTCTCGAAGTCAACAATGCCGCTCTACTCATTAGAAATGTGTTGGCTTCGGATGTTCTTGGCAAGCCCTTCTGGGAAGGTCCATGGTGGCAGGAGCCACAGGCTTTGATTCCAATGTTAAAGGACGGCATCAGGCGTGCGTCCGACGGTCAGACTATCCGTCGTCAGATAGCGACGCATTCAGAAGAAGGTGAAGCTAGATACATCGATTTTTCATTGAAACCAGCCTTTGGGGCCGATGGAGAAATGCTTTTTCTTATTGCGGAAGGACGCGATATCACCGAGCTCAAAATGGTTCAGGACCAGTTGAAGGATTTAAATGCAGAGCTTGAGCAGAAAGTTGAAGACAGAACTAAGGAGCTGCGTGAATCTATTGAGCGTCTTGAGAATGCTCAAACTCAGTTGATTCAATCTGAAAAAATGGCGGCTCTCGGTGATCTTGTGGCAGGAGTTGCTCATGAAATTAACACGCCTATAGGTATCAGCGTAACAAGTATCAGTTATATGGAAGAAAAACTGAACGCTCTTGTTGAGAAAGTTAAAAATGGAGAACTGCGTAAATCAGATCTGGATAAATTTGTATCAATTGCTCAAGAAGCTACAAAGTCCAGTATGCTTAACCTGCACAGGGCTGCGGAGTTGATCGGTAATTTTAAGCAGGTGGCTGTTGACCAGACCTCCGGGCAAAAACGCAAAATTAATTTGCATGAGTATCTTGATGAGATTTTGCTCAGTCTTCGCTCAAAATATAAGAGGACTCAGCACAAAATTAATGTGACCTGTCCTGACGATCTTGTTCTTAATACGTGGCCCGGCGCGTTTATGCAGATTTTTTCAAATCTGATAATTAATTCGCTGCTTCATGGATTTGAAGGAGTAGAGGCCGGAAGTATATCCATAAGAGCTGAAGTGACTGAGGATTCTCTTGTGGTTCAGTATAGTGACGATGGGAACGGCATGCCCGAAGAAAGCGTTTCTAAAATTTTTGAGCCATTTTTTACCACCCGCAGAGGAAAGGGCGGCACAGGGCTTGGCATGAGCATTGTTTATAATCTTGTGACCAGCCGTCTCGGCGGCTCAATCAGCTGTACAAGTGCCGCGGGACAGGGGACAGCTTTTATTATCAGCCTGCCTTTAGATATTGTGAAAGTATAA
- a CDS encoding tetratricopeptide repeat protein, whose translation MATNYDQIVREYFDGRSGYTILLSDEPSFYKLLRGTLYKILAIRRDCLSYFQEQAPALSEIKDKAGEGVPVLVFVERILKGRPSADFILTVRKLFPDVKLVVLTGEIGEDELIYLHEIGANNIITKPVSVDSLVQKLAFTIKPQGKLNQLVQVGKELLRKGDLEKVMLVSAKILEIKPDSPAALMLLGDALSGLGRRDEALKAFMKAHEQSTVFMEPIKKLAEFYKDSDDNQYLLYLKKLDKISPLNTERKCEIGRVHLEREELDDAEVFFDQAVKCAVKEAHSYLSQVMSGIAESLFEVSPSMAEKYYSKLLSVKSANLTSEDLETYNRLGIAMRKQGKWENAVANYKEALRVAPKEAGLYYNIGMAYTDGKEYAKCAQSFKRALNSGQDIHKSSAAVARNIAGIFLKVGMTDDARIIIEEGLTVFPNDSGLKTLLKKAVS comes from the coding sequence GTGGCAACAAATTACGATCAAATTGTTCGCGAATATTTTGATGGACGTTCAGGATATACAATCCTTTTAAGTGATGAACCTTCATTTTATAAGCTTCTGAGAGGAACTTTATATAAGATTTTGGCAATTCGCAGAGATTGTTTAAGTTATTTTCAAGAGCAAGCACCTGCCCTAAGTGAGATTAAAGATAAGGCTGGAGAGGGCGTTCCTGTACTCGTTTTTGTCGAGAGAATTTTAAAAGGCAGGCCTTCTGCTGATTTTATTTTGACTGTTCGCAAGCTTTTTCCAGATGTTAAGCTGGTTGTTTTGACCGGAGAGATCGGTGAAGATGAGCTTATTTATCTTCATGAGATCGGTGCAAATAATATAATTACCAAACCTGTTTCTGTGGACAGTCTTGTGCAGAAGCTTGCTTTTACGATTAAGCCGCAAGGTAAATTGAATCAGTTGGTTCAGGTCGGTAAGGAATTACTCCGAAAAGGTGATCTCGAAAAGGTCATGCTTGTCAGCGCTAAGATCCTAGAAATTAAGCCTGACAGCCCCGCTGCGCTAATGCTTCTTGGTGACGCTTTAAGCGGTCTCGGGAGGCGAGACGAGGCTCTCAAGGCTTTCATGAAGGCTCACGAACAGTCGACTGTGTTTATGGAGCCGATTAAAAAGTTGGCTGAATTCTATAAAGACAGCGACGATAACCAGTATCTATTATATTTAAAGAAGCTCGATAAAATCAGTCCTCTCAATACTGAGCGCAAGTGCGAAATAGGTCGAGTTCATCTTGAGCGCGAAGAGCTTGATGATGCTGAAGTTTTTTTTGATCAGGCAGTAAAATGTGCAGTAAAAGAGGCTCATAGTTATCTTTCGCAAGTTATGAGCGGTATTGCTGAATCTCTGTTTGAAGTTTCTCCTTCAATGGCTGAAAAGTATTACAGTAAGCTTCTTTCGGTTAAATCAGCTAATCTTACCAGTGAGGATCTTGAGACTTATAATCGTCTCGGGATTGCCATGCGAAAACAGGGTAAGTGGGAAAATGCTGTTGCTAATTACAAGGAAGCGCTCAGAGTTGCTCCGAAAGAGGCTGGCCTATATTATAATATAGGGATGGCTTATACGGACGGCAAAGAGTATGCTAAGTGCGCGCAGTCTTTTAAGAGAGCTCTTAATTCCGGTCAGGATATTCATAAATCTTCGGCGGCGGTTGCTCGGAATATAGCCGGTATTTTTTTGAAAGTAGGTATGACTGATGATGCGCGAATCATTATTGAAGAAGGGCTGACGGTTTTTCCGAATGATTCCGGGTTAAAAACGTTACTCAAAAAAGCGGTTTCTTAA
- the thpR gene encoding RNA 2',3'-cyclic phosphodiesterase, translating to MQKIRTFIAHPVPEEWKNAFLENAEELNQNLQSKIAWVKPENIHFTLKFIGEISEESVPQIDSALKEIPFKPFEISAGPGGFFPDPLNPRIIWIGLTNGSKEICDNAITIDNKLAELGFEKNTKPYHAHLTLGRVKKRAKDNWADLAEKISRIPLPVCTVTEFALYQSTLTPSGPIYTKLKAYKGRD from the coding sequence ATGCAAAAGATACGAACATTTATTGCACATCCCGTTCCGGAAGAATGGAAAAATGCGTTTTTAGAAAACGCTGAAGAGTTAAATCAAAACTTGCAGTCCAAAATAGCATGGGTAAAACCTGAAAACATACATTTCACCTTGAAATTTATCGGAGAGATCTCAGAAGAGTCTGTTCCACAAATAGATTCCGCGCTAAAAGAAATTCCATTTAAACCGTTTGAAATAAGTGCCGGTCCGGGCGGCTTTTTTCCTGACCCGCTAAATCCGCGCATTATCTGGATTGGTTTAACGAATGGATCCAAAGAAATATGTGACAATGCCATCACAATAGACAATAAGCTTGCAGAACTTGGCTTCGAAAAGAATACCAAGCCCTATCACGCTCATCTAACGCTGGGCAGAGTAAAAAAACGGGCAAAAGATAATTGGGCGGATCTTGCGGAAAAAATCAGCCGGATTCCCCTTCCTGTGTGCACTGTAACAGAATTTGCCCTGTATCAAAGCACACTGACGCCTTCAGGCCCAATCTACACAAAACTTAAGGCGTACAAAGGGCGCGACTAA
- a CDS encoding FecR domain-containing protein, translated as MPDSQPSTNEIGVVTGLTGQAYAESESGSRALEPGSPIFEGEDLITGPAGNVEVRFIDDTLLSQGANSRITLDDYIYDTSESSASELLLQITEGTFRVVTGKIAEQNPERFKVGSPLATIGIRGTITVHEVIAGGAEKHGVEEIHSGKALIIQSNITGGIRQIAQPQGIVEVFASGALGLVRPLSMQELQEFRGIAPANIRQEQEILNQQDEDEDTPDDDQQDEGEGQDGDALPEDVNPGGGEPEGGEGGLQGANGLLPGQVIEPVVKEPLERGQPHERPELGATPPPQPKGEKQDDPKDDPIDPIDPINDPKPTPITGKDDNSNSNTITGDDNANTLTGTSSADIILGLGADDELYGMDGDDSLYGGTGEDLLNGGEGNDYLSGDAGKDILTGDDGNDILYGGTEDDKLYGEEGADSLYGGTGKDILNGGLGNDYLDGGTSSDDVDFASYSDALASVSVDLSTHTATGADGHDTLVNIEGVIGSSHDDVLTGDDGDNRFEGLLGNDVINGGDGSDWVQYETLSSDYNLTVDLTNTTTFVMTPDESVTYISSLTSIENVLGSANADNITGSNDENILYGNSGDDIIHGLDGDDTIFGQNGNDFLFGENGSNSIDGGSGFDTVSYIHSTTDVIINAVTGSATHGGETDTIAHIESFIGSDKNDNMTGSTGNEHFFGGKGNNVIDGGDGIDTVSFAGSTTGVTFTISSGGEATVTHSDGTDTLSNIEGFTGTADIDNITGSSGDEIFNWSLENDVYNGGGGHDILSYASFYKEMTINMTAEGVGKATEGSPSSFEDTFTNIQHVIGTAQGDTFNGLTCSGSETFQSGKGIDTINLDNLAVSELEYTSIASSGDDNYDQIQNFKSGQDYFKFSGNFDSSAKTSTFATIAGDYSGSDDLFGGDEDAHFVFDTNAQKLWYDSNGDEAGGNTLIADLDTNITIDDIHF; from the coding sequence ATGCCAGACTCTCAGCCATCAACAAATGAAATCGGTGTCGTCACCGGACTAACAGGACAAGCTTACGCTGAGTCCGAATCAGGTTCGCGCGCTCTTGAACCTGGAAGCCCGATATTTGAAGGAGAGGATCTGATCACCGGTCCTGCCGGAAATGTCGAAGTAAGATTTATCGACGATACGCTTTTATCGCAGGGTGCCAATTCCCGCATAACTCTTGATGACTACATATATGACACAAGCGAAAGTTCTGCTTCCGAACTATTACTCCAAATCACCGAAGGCACATTCCGCGTAGTTACGGGTAAAATAGCCGAACAAAATCCTGAAAGATTTAAAGTAGGGTCTCCGCTTGCCACCATTGGTATTCGCGGCACCATTACGGTTCATGAAGTTATTGCCGGAGGTGCTGAAAAACACGGGGTTGAAGAAATTCACAGTGGTAAGGCACTTATTATTCAAAGTAATATTACAGGCGGAATACGCCAGATTGCACAGCCACAAGGAATAGTAGAAGTATTCGCATCCGGTGCACTTGGCCTCGTACGCCCCCTTTCGATGCAGGAATTACAAGAATTTCGCGGAATCGCACCCGCCAATATCCGGCAGGAACAAGAGATCCTCAATCAACAAGATGAAGACGAAGACACTCCAGACGATGACCAGCAGGATGAGGGTGAAGGACAGGACGGCGACGCTCTTCCGGAAGATGTCAACCCCGGAGGCGGGGAGCCAGAGGGAGGCGAAGGTGGCCTGCAAGGAGCTAATGGACTATTACCGGGACAAGTAATTGAGCCAGTTGTCAAAGAACCTCTAGAGAGAGGTCAACCACATGAAAGGCCAGAGCTAGGCGCCACTCCACCTCCTCAACCGAAAGGAGAGAAGCAAGATGATCCAAAAGATGATCCAATAGATCCAATAGATCCCATAAACGACCCTAAACCGACACCCATCACTGGTAAGGATGACAATTCAAATTCTAACACCATCACCGGAGATGATAACGCAAACACCCTCACAGGAACTTCCAGCGCAGACATTATCTTAGGACTTGGCGCCGATGACGAACTTTACGGAATGGACGGCGACGACTCCCTCTACGGTGGAACCGGAGAAGACCTGCTTAACGGCGGAGAGGGTAATGACTATCTCAGTGGTGATGCTGGAAAAGATATTCTCACAGGTGATGATGGAAACGATATTTTATATGGCGGAACCGAAGACGACAAACTATACGGAGAAGAAGGTGCCGACTCCCTCTATGGCGGAACCGGGAAAGACATCCTGAACGGCGGCCTTGGAAATGATTATCTGGACGGTGGAACATCCAGTGATGATGTAGACTTCGCCTCATACTCGGACGCTCTTGCTTCTGTATCCGTAGATCTAAGCACCCATACCGCAACAGGTGCGGACGGGCATGACACTCTGGTTAATATAGAAGGTGTCATTGGGTCCTCTCATGATGACGTACTGACCGGAGACGACGGCGACAATAGATTTGAAGGGTTACTTGGAAATGATGTTATTAATGGAGGCGATGGCTCCGACTGGGTGCAGTATGAAACACTTAGCAGTGACTACAACCTGACAGTCGACCTTACTAATACCACCACATTCGTAATGACACCCGATGAAAGTGTGACATACATCTCGTCTCTAACCAGCATCGAAAATGTTCTCGGCTCCGCAAATGCGGATAACATCACTGGTTCAAACGATGAAAATATCCTTTATGGTAACAGCGGCGATGACATTATTCACGGACTGGATGGCGACGACACTATCTTCGGTCAAAATGGTAATGATTTTCTTTTTGGAGAAAACGGCTCTAACTCTATTGACGGTGGATCTGGATTCGATACGGTTTCCTATATCCATTCAACAACCGACGTCATAATAAATGCCGTAACCGGCTCTGCAACCCATGGCGGAGAAACTGACACAATAGCACACATTGAAAGCTTCATTGGTTCTGACAAAAATGACAACATGACAGGAAGCACGGGTAATGAACATTTCTTCGGAGGCAAAGGAAACAACGTAATTGACGGCGGAGACGGTATTGACACTGTTTCTTTTGCCGGATCTACAACGGGTGTAACCTTTACTATATCCAGCGGCGGAGAAGCGACTGTAACACATAGCGATGGGACAGATACTCTCTCAAACATTGAAGGATTCACCGGAACAGCAGATATCGATAATATTACAGGTAGTTCTGGAGACGAAATTTTCAATTGGAGCTTAGAAAATGACGTTTATAATGGCGGTGGCGGCCATGACATACTGAGTTATGCGTCATTCTACAAAGAGATGACAATTAATATGACCGCTGAAGGAGTAGGAAAAGCCACTGAAGGCTCGCCCTCTTCCTTCGAGGATACTTTCACGAACATCCAGCATGTTATTGGAACAGCACAAGGTGACACTTTCAACGGTCTGACTTGTTCCGGGTCTGAAACATTCCAAAGCGGCAAAGGAATTGACACCATTAATCTTGATAATCTGGCAGTATCGGAACTTGAATATACGTCCATTGCAAGTTCCGGCGATGATAATTACGACCAAATCCAAAATTTCAAGAGCGGACAAGACTATTTTAAATTCAGTGGTAATTTTGACTCTTCTGCCAAGACTTCGACATTCGCCACTATTGCAGGGGATTACTCTGGAAGTGACGACTTATTCGGAGGCGACGAAGACGCCCACTTTGTCTTTGACACGAATGCTCAGAAACTCTGGTATGATTCAAACGGTGATGAAGCCGGAGGAAATACGCTAATTGCAGATCTTGATACGAATATCACTATTGATGACATCCACTTCTAA
- a CDS encoding MBL fold metallo-hydrolase, translating to MECKFIGVGDAFDGKHTNTSLYVKIKNRTLLFDCGFNSAHSFFQLVPNSLDLDIVWISHFHGDHCFGLPMLLGSFHTSDRKDPLTICGPVGIEEKVRALTTLAFPRLLSKLSFELKFQECSPESTQDVAGVKLSSFQTDHTELAGPALAVRVDYEGFSFFYSGDGAVSSQCLSLASGVDLAVFEAYYLEETENGHSSVKGCLDFALKAKINQVALVHINHFVRTYHLDEILKLIKDVEAVSVLLPEEGHLLRIPGN from the coding sequence ATGGAATGTAAATTCATAGGTGTAGGTGACGCTTTTGATGGAAAACACACTAATACAAGTCTGTATGTCAAAATTAAAAATAGAACTTTATTATTTGACTGCGGATTTAATTCAGCTCACTCCTTTTTTCAGCTTGTCCCGAATTCTCTTGATTTAGATATCGTTTGGATCTCTCATTTTCATGGAGATCACTGTTTCGGCTTGCCAATGCTTTTGGGAAGTTTTCATACTTCTGATAGGAAAGACCCCTTAACTATTTGCGGTCCGGTCGGAATCGAAGAAAAAGTTCGAGCCTTGACAACTCTTGCTTTTCCTAGATTATTATCAAAGCTTTCATTTGAACTGAAGTTCCAAGAATGTTCTCCTGAATCTACTCAGGATGTTGCCGGGGTAAAGTTGAGTTCTTTTCAAACTGATCATACTGAATTGGCAGGGCCAGCTCTTGCTGTTCGGGTTGATTATGAAGGCTTTTCTTTTTTCTATAGTGGCGATGGAGCCGTTTCTTCGCAGTGTCTCTCACTGGCAAGCGGAGTTGATCTGGCTGTTTTTGAAGCCTACTATCTTGAAGAAACAGAGAACGGGCATTCGTCAGTTAAAGGGTGTCTCGATTTTGCTCTTAAGGCAAAAATCAATCAAGTAGCACTTGTGCATATTAATCATTTTGTGAGAACTTACCATTTAGACGAAATATTGAAGCTTATAAAAGATGTTGAAGCGGTAAGCGTCTTACTTCCGGAGGAAGGGCATTTGTTGCGTATTCCCGGCAATTAG
- the htpX gene encoding zinc metalloprotease HtpX — protein sequence MTSQIKTFFLLAALTAIILFLGGMMGGRTGLILAFGLAMFMNVGSYWYSDKIVLSMYKARQLSRNDAPQVFAMVEELSANAGIPAPRLYVVDQDSPNAFATGRNPENAVVAITSGIMRILTPEELRGVIAHEIGHIANHDILIQSVAAVLAGAIMMIANMLQWATLFGFGSSEDDDGPSPLAAIALAIIAPIAASVIQMAISRSREYLADATGARISRDPKALASALYKLDATARNIPMDANPATENMFIINPFSGASMAKWFSTHPSTEDRISRLMEISRNL from the coding sequence ATGACCAGTCAGATTAAAACTTTTTTTCTTCTTGCTGCGCTTACAGCAATTATTCTTTTTCTCGGTGGCATGATGGGAGGCCGGACCGGGCTGATTCTGGCTTTCGGATTAGCCATGTTTATGAATGTGGGTAGCTATTGGTATTCAGATAAGATTGTACTTTCAATGTATAAAGCAAGACAGCTTTCCAGAAATGATGCTCCGCAGGTTTTTGCTATGGTTGAAGAACTTTCCGCTAATGCGGGTATTCCCGCACCCAGACTTTATGTCGTTGATCAGGATTCACCCAATGCTTTCGCAACGGGCAGAAATCCTGAAAATGCTGTGGTTGCGATTACCAGCGGCATCATGCGCATCCTTACACCGGAAGAGTTGCGCGGGGTTATCGCTCATGAAATAGGGCATATCGCAAATCACGATATTTTAATTCAGTCAGTTGCGGCAGTGCTTGCAGGAGCGATCATGATGATTGCGAATATGTTGCAGTGGGCCACACTTTTCGGTTTCGGCAGCAGTGAAGATGACGATGGCCCAAGTCCATTGGCTGCTATCGCGCTTGCCATTATCGCGCCTATTGCCGCGTCTGTGATTCAGATGGCTATTTCGCGTTCCAGAGAATATCTGGCGGATGCCACCGGTGCTAGAATTTCTCGTGATCCCAAGGCACTGGCTTCCGCTTTATATAAGCTTGATGCAACTGCCCGTAATATCCCTATGGATGCCAATCCTGCCACTGAAAACATGTTTATTATCAATCCTTTCAGTGGCGCGAGTATGGCTAAGTGGTTCAGCACGCATCCTTCTACTGAAGACCGTATTTCCAGATTGATGGAGATTTCCCGTAATCTTTAA
- a CDS encoding trypsin-like peptidase domain-containing protein, producing MNPVYRKIPFTLFAIVAVVLSVLSAGNARSENLRVTPVVRAVQKTSPAVVNITVTRIVERGVSPFAQFFKNDSFDMFFEGGSGGQTRKFRSLSTGSGVIINGQKGFVLTNAHVLAGGSDIKVRMINGEEFEAEIIGSDADFDLAVLKIKGAEGLPQVEMGDSSDIYIGETVIAIGNPFGYTHTVTTGVVSALKRTVKSEDGAFTDFIQTDAAINPGNIGGPLLNIMGELIGINTAMQARAEGIGFAIPINRAKRVVKELLASGKVSPVWLGLSGQDLDQSSASYFGLPRVYGLLVSEVYRGMPAEKSKLAPGDVILTVNGIEVEDKDSYVALLRAQTHGDDVVLEVLHRGKKVKIKVRPDTLAPQQVTNFVWSKWGIATGKDSRGYGLLVSAVKKNSPAAKLGLKPGDKIHQIGNRRINTQQDFLDSFLRYRLNGNVLMKVQRGRNYYHVKLNS from the coding sequence ATGAATCCTGTGTACAGAAAAATACCGTTTACTCTTTTTGCCATAGTTGCTGTCGTTCTTTCCGTTTTGTCGGCAGGCAATGCCCGCAGTGAAAATCTGCGGGTAACGCCTGTTGTCCGCGCTGTGCAAAAAACTTCACCTGCGGTTGTGAATATAACTGTTACACGCATCGTTGAACGGGGAGTTTCTCCATTTGCTCAGTTTTTTAAAAATGATTCTTTTGATATGTTTTTTGAAGGAGGGTCCGGCGGGCAGACTCGTAAGTTCCGTTCTTTAAGCACTGGTTCCGGCGTGATTATTAACGGACAGAAAGGGTTTGTGCTTACTAATGCTCATGTGCTTGCGGGCGGAAGCGATATAAAAGTCAGGATGATTAACGGCGAAGAATTTGAAGCTGAAATCATCGGTTCTGATGCTGATTTTGATCTGGCTGTTCTGAAAATAAAAGGTGCGGAAGGTTTACCGCAAGTTGAGATGGGGGATTCCTCTGATATCTACATAGGGGAAACAGTCATCGCAATCGGTAATCCCTTCGGCTATACGCACACCGTTACGACCGGAGTTGTTTCCGCTCTTAAGCGGACCGTGAAGTCCGAAGATGGCGCGTTCACAGATTTTATCCAGACCGATGCCGCGATTAATCCGGGTAACATCGGCGGTCCGCTGTTAAATATCATGGGGGAATTAATCGGCATTAATACTGCCATGCAGGCCCGAGCTGAAGGTATTGGTTTTGCCATCCCCATTAACAGGGCAAAACGGGTTGTTAAGGAGCTGCTTGCTTCCGGCAAAGTTTCTCCTGTCTGGCTGGGACTCAGCGGACAGGATTTAGATCAGAGTTCAGCCAGTTATTTCGGACTGCCCCGCGTTTACGGGTTGCTTGTCAGCGAGGTTTATCGAGGCATGCCTGCTGAGAAGTCAAAGCTTGCTCCTGGTGATGTGATTCTGACCGTGAACGGTATAGAGGTCGAAGATAAGGATAGTTACGTAGCTTTGCTACGCGCGCAGACTCACGGTGATGATGTTGTTCTGGAAGTTTTGCACAGGGGTAAGAAAGTAAAGATTAAAGTTCGCCCTGATACCCTTGCTCCGCAACAGGTTACAAACTTTGTCTGGTCGAAGTGGGGCATTGCTACAGGAAAAGACAGCCGCGGATACGGGCTGCTGGTTTCAGCTGTTAAAAAGAATAGTCCTGCCGCAAAGCTCGGTCTCAAGCCCGGTGATAAAATTCATCAGATAGGGAACAGGCGCATTAATACACAGCAGGATTTTCTTGATTCTTTCCTGCGCTATCGTCTTAACGGCAATGTTCTTATGAAAGTTCAGCGTGGCAGAAATTACTATCACGTAAAATTGAACTCGTAG